From the genome of Bradyrhizobium sp. SZCCHNS1050, one region includes:
- a CDS encoding ComEC/Rec2 family competence protein: MAEPVRPPGGRRGIAGVMADVWPPRGALAGGWPAIGAGASSVFAARLKSWAAEEAGAGRLLPWVPVAFGAGIALYFAADHEPVLWIAATTAALLGIVAIMMRRHRLFPVAVMIAAAACGFAAATVKTARVAHPVLARPLYSVALSGFVEARDIRERSDRIVLRVTSMESPRNAVTIARVRLAVRKGAAPEVGSFVQLKARLLPPMAPVRPGSYDFARDMFFQGIGASGFVMGAITTATPPQAAGFGLGYAAAMQGLRDAIDARIRGRLSGDERAIATALLTGRRDAITPDVNDAMFVSGLGHVLSISGYHMAVVAGVVFFAVRALLALIPGLTISHPIKKWAAAAALVAAAFYLLLSGAEVATQRSFFMTAVVLIAVMVDRRAVTFRTLAVAAMIVLVAAPEALVHPSFQMSFAATLGLVALVQFGLPRLFATPDSSTTQRIALWGGRELAMLLLASLIAGLATTPYAAFHFHRVTPYGVLANLAAMPVVSALVMPAGLMGLVAAPFGLDGPWWTLMGLGIDWMIAVTRWVAALPGAVGRIPAFGIGPLILASLGVILIGLLRTPLRWSGAVGLVVATAWAAATPLPDALIAGDGRAVAVRGRDGRLHAMRIGKDVFATKEWLAADADARLPADSSLTDGVSCDEAGCVVAMADGRFAALTLRAEALADDCARAALIVTARAAPSSCAAAVIDRERLRQQGALMLVRQGRSFAVTPARAGGTDRPWWPAPAEAGEFDTTLTPRAPAVRPQDATPPETEQGEED, translated from the coding sequence ATGGCGGAGCCGGTCAGGCCGCCGGGAGGGCGTCGCGGGATCGCGGGCGTGATGGCCGATGTCTGGCCGCCGCGCGGCGCGCTGGCCGGCGGCTGGCCCGCGATCGGGGCCGGTGCGTCGTCGGTGTTCGCCGCCCGCCTGAAGAGCTGGGCGGCCGAGGAGGCCGGGGCGGGCCGGCTGCTACCCTGGGTGCCGGTGGCGTTCGGGGCCGGCATCGCGCTGTACTTCGCCGCCGATCACGAGCCCGTGCTCTGGATTGCCGCCACCACCGCGGCGCTGCTCGGCATCGTCGCCATCATGATGCGGCGGCATCGGCTGTTTCCGGTTGCCGTGATGATCGCGGCGGCGGCGTGCGGCTTCGCCGCGGCGACCGTCAAGACCGCGCGCGTCGCGCATCCGGTGCTGGCGCGGCCGTTGTATTCGGTGGCGCTGTCCGGCTTCGTCGAGGCGCGCGACATCCGCGAGCGCAGCGACCGCATCGTGCTGCGGGTGACGTCGATGGAGAGCCCGCGCAACGCCGTCACCATCGCGCGTGTCAGGCTCGCGGTGCGCAAGGGCGCGGCGCCCGAGGTCGGCAGCTTCGTGCAGCTCAAGGCGCGGCTGCTGCCGCCGATGGCCCCGGTGCGGCCGGGATCCTACGACTTCGCGCGCGACATGTTCTTCCAGGGCATCGGCGCCTCCGGCTTCGTGATGGGCGCGATCACGACGGCGACGCCGCCGCAGGCCGCCGGCTTCGGCCTGGGCTATGCGGCGGCCATGCAGGGTCTGCGCGATGCGATCGACGCACGCATCCGCGGCCGCCTGTCGGGCGACGAGCGCGCCATCGCCACCGCGCTGCTGACCGGCCGGCGCGACGCCATCACGCCCGATGTCAACGACGCGATGTTCGTCTCCGGTCTCGGCCATGTGCTGTCGATCTCCGGCTATCACATGGCGGTCGTCGCCGGCGTCGTATTCTTCGCCGTGCGCGCGCTGCTGGCGCTGATCCCCGGCCTCACCATCAGCCATCCGATCAAGAAATGGGCGGCGGCCGCGGCGCTGGTCGCGGCGGCGTTCTATCTGTTGCTCTCAGGCGCGGAGGTCGCGACCCAAAGGTCGTTCTTCATGACGGCGGTCGTGCTGATCGCGGTCATGGTCGACCGCCGCGCCGTCACCTTCCGCACGCTCGCGGTCGCAGCGATGATCGTACTGGTGGCGGCCCCGGAAGCGCTCGTGCATCCGAGCTTCCAGATGTCGTTCGCGGCAACGCTCGGCCTGGTCGCGCTGGTGCAGTTCGGCCTGCCCAGACTGTTCGCGACGCCGGACAGCTCGACCACCCAGCGCATTGCGCTGTGGGGCGGCCGCGAGCTTGCGATGCTGTTGCTGGCCTCGCTGATCGCGGGGCTCGCGACCACGCCCTATGCCGCCTTCCATTTCCATCGCGTCACGCCGTATGGCGTGCTCGCCAATCTCGCAGCGATGCCGGTCGTCTCGGCGCTGGTGATGCCGGCCGGCCTGATGGGCCTCGTGGCGGCGCCGTTCGGGCTCGACGGTCCCTGGTGGACGCTGATGGGCCTCGGCATCGACTGGATGATCGCGGTGACGCGCTGGGTGGCGGCGCTGCCCGGCGCGGTCGGGCGCATCCCGGCCTTCGGCATCGGTCCACTGATCCTGGCCAGCCTCGGTGTCATCCTGATCGGCCTGCTGCGCACACCGCTGCGCTGGTCGGGCGCCGTGGGGCTCGTGGTGGCCACCGCGTGGGCCGCCGCGACGCCGCTGCCCGACGCGCTGATCGCCGGCGATGGGCGCGCGGTGGCGGTGCGCGGCCGTGACGGGCGTCTGCATGCGATGCGCATCGGCAAGGACGTGTTCGCCACCAAGGAGTGGCTCGCGGCCGACGCCGATGCCCGGCTGCCGGCGGATTCATCGCTCACCGATGGCGTCTCCTGCGACGAGGCGGGCTGCGTGGTCGCAATGGCCGACGGCCGATTCGCCGCCCTGACCCTGCGCGCCGAGGCGCTCGCCGATGATTGCGCCCGTGCCGCGCTCATCGTCACCGCGCGCGCCGCGCCGTCATCCTGCGCGGCGGCCGTCATCGATCGCGAGCGGTTGCGGCAGCAGGGCGCCTTGATGCTGGTGCGGCAGGGCAGGAGCTTCGCCGTCACGCCGGCGCGCGCCGGCGGCACTGACCGCCCATGGTGGCCGGCGCCCGCCGAGGCCGGCGAGTTCGACACGACGCTGACGCCGCGCGCGCCGGCCGTGCGGCCTCAGGACGCGACGCCGCCGGAGACGGAGCAGGGCGAAGAAGACTGA
- a CDS encoding glutamine--tRNA ligase/YqeY domain fusion protein — protein sequence MTTTTDTAATAEAGRDFIRDIVQADLDSGRHKTVVTRFPPEPNGYLHIGHAKSIGLNFGIAQEFGGRCNLRFDDTNPTKEEQEYIDSIQADVRWLGYDWGDNLFFASDYFERLYDWAEGLIKAGLAYVDDQSQEDIRLSRGTLTEPGRNSPFRDRSVEENLDLFRRMKAGEFPNGARVLRAKIDMAAGNINLRDPVLYRILHAHHPRTGDAWKIYPSYDYAHGQSDAIEGVTHSICTLEFEDHRPLYDWFLDKLPVPSHPHQYEFARLNLTYTLLSKRVLTRLVQDGHVAGWNDPRMPTIAGLKRRGVPPAAVRQFIKRIGIAKANSIVDVGMLEFCIREELNRTALRRMAVLRPLKVVIENYPEGQVEELEAINHPDDPAAGTRRIAFGRELYIEQDDFMENPPKKFFRLSPGNEVRLRYAYFIKCRDVIKNDAGEIVELRCTYDPATKGGNAPDGRKVKATMHWLPAAQSLTAEIRLYNQLFANPSPNAADFTADLNPSSLEVLTDARIEPAIAASNSDAPMQFERQGYFVRDPDSTPDKLVFNRTIGLRDTFAKEVAKG from the coding sequence ATGACCACGACGACAGACACGGCGGCGACGGCAGAGGCAGGGCGCGACTTCATCCGCGACATCGTCCAGGCCGATCTCGACAGCGGCAGGCACAAGACGGTCGTCACCCGGTTCCCGCCGGAGCCGAACGGCTACCTGCATATCGGCCATGCCAAGTCGATCGGCCTCAACTTCGGCATTGCCCAGGAATTCGGCGGTCGCTGCAATCTGCGCTTCGACGACACCAATCCGACCAAGGAAGAGCAGGAATATATCGATTCCATCCAGGCCGACGTGCGCTGGCTCGGCTATGACTGGGGCGACAACCTGTTCTTCGCCTCGGATTACTTCGAACGCCTCTACGACTGGGCCGAGGGCCTGATCAAGGCCGGCTTGGCCTATGTCGACGACCAGTCTCAGGAAGACATTCGGCTGTCGCGCGGCACGCTCACCGAGCCCGGCAGGAACAGCCCGTTCCGCGACCGTTCGGTCGAGGAGAATCTCGACCTGTTCCGGCGCATGAAGGCCGGCGAATTCCCGAACGGCGCGCGCGTGCTGCGCGCCAAGATCGACATGGCCGCCGGCAACATCAACCTGCGCGACCCCGTGCTGTACCGGATCCTGCACGCCCACCACCCGCGCACCGGCGACGCCTGGAAGATCTATCCGAGCTATGACTACGCGCACGGGCAGTCCGACGCGATCGAGGGCGTGACGCACTCGATCTGCACGCTCGAGTTCGAGGATCACCGTCCCCTCTACGACTGGTTCCTGGACAAGCTGCCGGTGCCGTCGCATCCGCACCAGTACGAGTTCGCGCGCCTCAATCTCACCTATACTCTGCTATCCAAGCGCGTGCTGACGCGGCTGGTGCAGGACGGCCATGTCGCCGGCTGGAACGATCCACGCATGCCGACCATCGCCGGCCTGAAGCGGCGCGGCGTGCCGCCGGCGGCGGTGCGCCAGTTCATCAAGCGCATCGGCATCGCCAAGGCGAACAGCATCGTCGACGTCGGCATGCTCGAATTCTGCATCCGCGAGGAGCTGAATCGCACGGCGCTGCGCCGGATGGCGGTGCTGCGGCCGCTGAAGGTGGTGATCGAGAACTATCCGGAAGGCCAGGTCGAGGAGCTCGAGGCGATCAACCATCCCGACGATCCCGCAGCCGGCACGCGCAGGATCGCGTTCGGCCGCGAGCTGTATATCGAGCAGGACGACTTCATGGAGAACCCGCCGAAGAAGTTCTTCCGGCTGTCGCCGGGCAACGAGGTGCGGCTGCGCTACGCCTATTTCATCAAGTGCCGCGACGTCATCAAGAACGACGCCGGCGAGATCGTCGAGCTGCGCTGTACCTATGATCCGGCGACCAAGGGCGGCAACGCGCCGGATGGACGCAAGGTCAAGGCGACGATGCACTGGCTGCCCGCTGCACAGTCGCTGACAGCCGAGATCCGCCTCTACAACCAGCTGTTCGCCAATCCGAGCCCCAATGCGGCCGACTTCACTGCCGATCTCAATCCCAGCTCGCTCGAGGTCCTGACCGACGCGCGCATCGAGCCGGCGATCGCCGCGAGCAATTCCGACGCGCCGATGCAGTTCGAGCGCCAGGGCTACTTCGTGCGCGATCCGGATTCGACGCCCGACAAGCTCGTGTTCAACCGCACCATCGGCCTGCGCGACACCTTCGCCAAGGAAGTCGCGAAGGGGTGA
- a CDS encoding HAD family phosphatase has protein sequence MPASALRPGVADALLFDLGRVVIDIDFVQVVSRWAAHAGCPPERIAARFVRDEIYHGHERGTVSDAAFFANLRRQLGIDITDAQFLDGWNAIFVGPMPGIAPLLARAASRLPLYAFSNTNQPHIDHFSPRYADLLGHFREIFLSSSIGLRKPDAEAYDHVVRAIGAPAERIVFFDDLAENIDGARTSGLQAVLVRSTADIAAALEALGI, from the coding sequence ATGCCCGCCTCCGCTCTCCGCCCCGGCGTCGCCGACGCGCTGCTGTTCGACCTCGGCCGCGTCGTCATCGACATCGATTTCGTCCAGGTGGTCTCGCGCTGGGCAGCGCATGCCGGCTGTCCGCCGGAGCGCATCGCCGCGCGCTTCGTGCGCGACGAGATCTATCACGGGCACGAGCGCGGCACCGTCTCCGATGCCGCGTTCTTCGCCAACCTGCGCCGGCAACTCGGCATCGACATCACCGACGCGCAGTTTCTCGACGGCTGGAACGCGATCTTCGTCGGCCCGATGCCGGGCATCGCCCCGCTGCTCGCACGCGCGGCTTCGAGACTGCCGCTCTATGCCTTCTCCAACACCAACCAGCCGCACATCGATCACTTCTCGCCGCGCTATGCCGACCTGCTTGGTCACTTTCGCGAGATCTTCCTGTCGTCGTCGATCGGCCTGCGAAAGCCGGATGCCGAGGCGTATGATCACGTGGTGCGGGCGATCGGCGCGCCGGCCGAGCGGATCGTTTTCTTCGACGATCTCGCTGAAAACATCGACGGCGCGCGAACGAGCGGGCTGCAGGCGGTGCTGGTGCGCTCGACGGCCGACATCGCCGCGGCGCTGGAGGCGCTCGGGATCTGA
- the gltX gene encoding glutamate--tRNA ligase, whose amino-acid sequence MTTPIVTRFAPSPTGFLHIGGARTALFNWLYARGRGGKMLLRIEDTDRERSTSAAIDAILDGLKWLELDWDGEVIYQYSRAARHREVAEQMLASGMAYRCYATAEELAAMREKARAEGRTRLYDGMWRDRDPKEAPEGVKPTIRLRAPLTGETVIEDQVQGRVVWQNENLDDLVLLRGDGNPTYMLAVVVDDHDMGVTHVIRGDDHLINAARQKQIYDALGWTVPSMSHIPLIHGPDGSKLSKRHGALGVDAYRAMGYLPSALRNYLVRLGWSHGDQEIFSTEEMIKAFDLPAIGRSAARFDFAKLENLNGHYIRHSDDAALVRQFEDVLNYVPNGAALKAKLNDATRAQLTLAMPSLKERAKTLLELIDGAAFIFADRPLPIDAKAAALLTPDSRALIGRLRDALAAVASWSGPATEAALRAFAEANNLKLGAVAQPLRAALTGRTTSPGIFDVLAILGRDESLGRLEDQTAS is encoded by the coding sequence ATGACCACCCCGATCGTCACGCGCTTTGCCCCCTCCCCGACCGGCTTTCTCCACATCGGAGGCGCCCGGACGGCCCTGTTCAACTGGCTGTATGCGCGCGGCCGCGGCGGCAAGATGCTGCTCAGGATCGAGGACACCGACCGCGAGCGCTCGACCAGTGCGGCGATCGATGCCATCCTCGACGGCCTGAAATGGCTCGAGCTCGATTGGGACGGCGAGGTCATCTACCAATATAGCCGCGCCGCGCGCCATCGCGAGGTCGCCGAGCAAATGCTCGCCAGCGGCATGGCGTATCGCTGCTATGCCACCGCCGAGGAGCTGGCCGCGATGCGCGAGAAGGCGCGCGCGGAAGGCCGCACCCGGCTCTACGACGGCATGTGGCGCGACCGCGATCCCAAGGAGGCGCCCGAAGGCGTCAAGCCGACGATCCGGCTGCGCGCGCCGCTGACCGGCGAGACCGTGATCGAGGATCAGGTCCAGGGCCGCGTGGTCTGGCAGAACGAGAACCTCGACGACCTCGTGCTGCTGCGAGGCGATGGCAATCCGACCTACATGCTGGCGGTCGTCGTCGACGACCACGACATGGGCGTCACCCACGTCATCCGCGGCGACGACCATCTGATCAACGCCGCGCGCCAGAAGCAGATCTACGATGCGCTCGGCTGGACGGTGCCGTCGATGTCGCACATCCCGCTGATTCACGGGCCCGACGGCTCGAAGCTGTCGAAGCGCCACGGCGCGCTCGGCGTCGACGCCTACCGTGCGATGGGATATCTGCCGTCGGCACTGCGCAATTATCTGGTGCGGCTCGGCTGGAGCCATGGCGACCAGGAGATCTTCTCGACCGAGGAGATGATCAAGGCGTTCGACCTGCCGGCGATCGGCCGCTCGGCGGCGCGGTTCGACTTTGCCAAGCTGGAAAATCTCAACGGCCACTACATCCGCCACAGCGACGATGCGGCGCTGGTGCGCCAGTTCGAGGACGTGCTGAATTACGTGCCGAACGGCGCGGCTCTCAAGGCCAAGCTCAACGACGCCACGCGCGCGCAGCTCACTCTGGCGATGCCGAGCCTGAAGGAGCGCGCCAAGACGCTTTTGGAGCTGATCGACGGCGCCGCCTTCATCTTTGCCGACCGGCCGCTTCCGATCGACGCCAAGGCCGCGGCCCTGCTGACGCCGGACAGCCGCGCCCTGATCGGCCGGCTGCGTGACGCGCTGGCCGCTGTCGCGTCCTGGAGCGGACCGGCCACAGAAGCCGCGCTGCGTGCGTTTGCTGAAGCCAACAATCTCAAGCTGGGCGCGGTGGCGCAGCCGCTGCGCGCGGCGCTCACCGGCCGAACCACCTCACCCGGTATTTTCGACGTTCTGGCGATCCTGGGGCGTGATGAATCCTTGGGCCGTCTGGAGGACCAGACCGCCTCATAA
- the gltA gene encoding citrate synthase — MDAKSASKTATLTVGNKNFDLPILSGTVGPDVIDIGKLYAQTGMFTYDPGFTSTGSCQSKITYIDGDAGVLEYRGYPIEQLAEKGDFLETCYLLLYGELPTKAQKQDFDYRVTHHTMVHEQMSRFFHGFRRDAHPMAVMVASVGALAAFYHDSTDINDPKQRMIASMRMIAKIPTLAAMAYKYTIGQPFVYPKNSLSFAENFLHMCFAVPCEEYKPNPVLADALDKIFILHADHEQNASTSTVRIAGSSGANPFACIAAGIACLWGPAHGGANEAALNMLAEIGSVDKIPDFIAKVKDKNSDVRLMGFGHRVYKNYDPRAKIMQKMCHAVLKETGHADDQMLKVAMELEKIALSDQYFIERKLYPNVDFYSGITLKAMGFPVSMFTVLFAVARTVGWISQWSEMIEDPQQKIGRPRQLYTGVATRDYVEMDKRG, encoded by the coding sequence ATGGACGCAAAATCCGCAAGCAAGACCGCGACCCTCACCGTCGGCAACAAGAATTTCGATCTTCCGATCCTGAGCGGCACCGTGGGTCCCGACGTCATCGACATCGGCAAGCTCTACGCCCAGACCGGGATGTTCACCTATGATCCCGGCTTCACCTCGACCGGCAGCTGCCAGTCCAAGATCACCTATATCGACGGCGACGCCGGCGTCCTGGAATACCGCGGATATCCGATCGAGCAGCTCGCCGAGAAGGGCGACTTCCTGGAGACCTGCTATCTGCTGCTGTACGGGGAGCTTCCCACCAAGGCCCAGAAGCAGGATTTCGACTATCGCGTGACCCACCACACGATGGTGCACGAGCAGATGTCGCGCTTCTTCCACGGCTTCCGCCGCGACGCGCATCCGATGGCGGTCATGGTCGCTTCGGTCGGCGCACTCGCCGCGTTCTACCACGACTCCACCGACATCAACGATCCGAAGCAGCGCATGATCGCGTCGATGCGGATGATCGCGAAGATCCCGACCCTGGCGGCGATGGCCTACAAATACACCATCGGCCAGCCTTTCGTTTATCCGAAGAACTCGCTCTCGTTCGCCGAGAACTTCCTGCACATGTGCTTCGCGGTGCCGTGCGAGGAGTACAAGCCGAACCCGGTTCTCGCCGACGCGCTCGACAAGATCTTCATCCTGCACGCCGATCACGAGCAGAACGCCTCGACCTCGACGGTGCGCATCGCCGGCTCGTCGGGCGCCAACCCGTTCGCGTGCATCGCCGCCGGCATCGCCTGCCTGTGGGGTCCGGCACACGGCGGCGCCAACGAGGCGGCGCTGAACATGCTGGCCGAGATCGGCAGCGTCGACAAGATTCCGGACTTCATCGCCAAGGTGAAGGACAAGAACAGCGACGTGCGCCTGATGGGCTTCGGCCATCGCGTCTACAAGAACTACGACCCGCGCGCCAAGATCATGCAGAAGATGTGTCACGCGGTGCTCAAGGAGACGGGCCACGCCGACGATCAGATGCTCAAGGTCGCGATGGAGCTTGAGAAGATCGCGCTCAGCGATCAGTACTTCATCGAGCGCAAGCTCTATCCGAACGTCGACTTCTACTCGGGCATCACCCTGAAGGCGATGGGCTTCCCGGTGTCGATGTTCACCGTGCTGTTCGCCGTCGCCCGCACCGTCGGCTGGATCAGCCAGTGGAGCGAGATGATCGAGGATCCGCAACAGAAGATCGGCCGTCCGCGCCAGCTCTACACCGGCGTCGCGACGCGCGACTATGTCGAGATGGACAAGCGCGGCTGA
- the glp gene encoding gephyrin-like molybdotransferase Glp produces the protein MALMPVSDALSAVLAGAEPLAEEQVGLDEAFHRILARDIAALRTQPPEAMSAMDGYAVRAADAAQAKARLKIIGEVAAGRPFDRVVGPGEAARIFTGGVVPEGADAVVIQEDTIAEDGHVVITEAAIKGRHIRPAGVDFHQGMVLLKSGRRLSDRDLSLAASMNHPALPVRRRPKVALLATGDELVMPGSTPGPGQIVYSNGYALRALVRNEGGTPIDLGIAADTMEATIAGIRRAREAKADILITTGGASVGDHDLVKQALEAEGVEMAFWKIAMRPGKPMMHGRLGDVRVIGLPGNPVSSYVCALLFLVPLIRRLLGRDEAVMPRETALLGRELGPNDSREDYLRARLEERADGTLVATPVSQQDSSLLGNLALSQAVVIRPAFAPKAPAGSPCEILRLPN, from the coding sequence ATGGCCCTGATGCCGGTGTCTGATGCGTTGTCCGCCGTGCTCGCCGGCGCCGAACCGCTGGCCGAGGAGCAGGTCGGGCTGGACGAAGCGTTTCACCGCATCCTGGCGCGGGACATCGCGGCGCTGCGGACGCAGCCGCCCGAGGCGATGTCGGCAATGGACGGCTATGCCGTGCGCGCGGCGGACGCCGCCCAGGCCAAGGCGCGGCTGAAGATCATCGGCGAGGTTGCGGCAGGGCGGCCGTTCGATCGCGTGGTTGGACCCGGCGAGGCGGCGCGGATCTTCACCGGTGGCGTTGTTCCGGAGGGCGCGGACGCGGTGGTGATCCAGGAGGACACAATCGCCGAAGATGGCCACGTCGTGATCACCGAGGCCGCGATCAAGGGCCGGCATATCCGGCCGGCGGGCGTCGACTTTCACCAGGGCATGGTGCTGCTGAAGTCCGGGCGCCGGCTCAGCGACCGCGACCTGTCGCTGGCGGCCAGCATGAATCATCCGGCGCTGCCGGTGCGGCGCCGGCCGAAGGTGGCGCTGCTCGCCACCGGCGACGAGCTGGTGATGCCGGGCTCGACGCCCGGCCCGGGCCAGATCGTCTATTCCAACGGCTACGCCTTGCGGGCGCTGGTGCGCAACGAGGGCGGGACCCCGATCGATCTCGGCATCGCCGCGGATACGATGGAGGCGACGATCGCCGGCATCCGCCGGGCCCGAGAGGCCAAGGCCGACATCTTGATCACGACCGGCGGCGCCTCGGTCGGCGATCACGACCTGGTCAAGCAGGCGCTCGAAGCCGAGGGCGTCGAGATGGCGTTCTGGAAGATCGCGATGCGGCCGGGCAAGCCGATGATGCACGGACGGCTCGGCGACGTCAGGGTGATCGGACTGCCCGGCAATCCGGTGTCGTCCTATGTCTGCGCCCTCCTGTTCCTGGTGCCGCTGATTCGGCGGCTGCTCGGCCGCGACGAGGCCGTGATGCCGCGCGAGACCGCCCTGCTCGGCCGCGAGCTCGGGCCGAACGATTCGCGCGAGGACTATCTGCGGGCGCGGCTCGAAGAGCGCGCCGACGGCACGCTGGTTGCGACCCCGGTGAGCCAGCAGGATTCGTCGCTGCTTGGGAATCTCGCGCTCTCGCAGGCGGTGGTGATCCGGCCGGCGTTTGCTCCGAAGGCGCCTGCCGGCAGCCCGTGCGAGATCCTGCGCCTGCCGAACTGA
- a CDS encoding alpha/beta hydrolase produces the protein MWRVQIEGVAATHMTIAYDRRGFGETVAYEEAHSPVEDLLAVVDALAPARPATLIACSQGGRIALDFALRHPSRMASLVLIAPSISGAPEPVYPPEIKALTASLAAAEAAQDWDRVSAIKAHLWVDGPLQREGRISGEPRETFLKKNAAALRAPPTGATLDVAPAFPRLAEIVAPSLVIRGDLDFPHIQQRSRLLAATMPNGSGHELAGTAHLPSLERPQEVMRLIADFLARS, from the coding sequence ATGTGGCGCGTGCAGATCGAGGGCGTCGCGGCAACGCATATGACGATCGCCTATGACCGGCGCGGATTTGGTGAGACGGTCGCCTATGAGGAAGCTCATTCTCCGGTCGAGGACCTGCTCGCCGTCGTCGACGCGCTCGCGCCGGCGCGGCCGGCGACGCTGATTGCCTGCTCGCAAGGAGGCCGCATCGCGCTCGACTTCGCGCTTCGCCATCCGTCACGTATGGCATCGCTGGTGCTGATCGCACCTTCGATCAGCGGCGCGCCGGAGCCGGTCTATCCACCGGAGATCAAGGCGCTAACGGCGTCGTTGGCCGCTGCCGAGGCCGCACAGGATTGGGATCGGGTCAGCGCTATCAAGGCGCATCTGTGGGTCGACGGTCCCTTGCAGCGCGAGGGACGCATCTCCGGCGAGCCGCGCGAGACGTTCCTGAAGAAGAACGCCGCCGCACTCCGCGCGCCGCCAACCGGCGCGACTCTCGATGTGGCACCAGCCTTCCCACGCCTCGCGGAGATCGTCGCGCCATCGCTCGTCATCCGGGGGGACTTGGACTTTCCTCACATCCAGCAGCGAAGCAGGCTGCTCGCCGCAACAATGCCGAACGGGTCAGGACATGAGCTGGCCGGAACGGCGCACCTGCCGAGCCTGGAACGTCCGCAGGAGGTCATGCGGTTGATTGCGGACTTTCTCGCGCGATCGTGA
- the lexA gene encoding transcriptional repressor LexA yields MLTRKQYELLRFINERLKEAGVPPSFDEMKDALDLRSKSGIHRLITALEERGFIRRLPNRARAIEVIKLPELSQAANNRRGFTPSVIEGNLGKVRTSTPALDDGERPVAVPVMGRIAAGTPIEALQTRSHTISVPADMLGNGDHYALEVRGDSMVDAGILDGDMALIQRNETADTGDIVVALIDDEEATLKRFRRRGASIALEPANTAYEVRILPPNRVKIQGKLVGLYRKY; encoded by the coding sequence ATGCTGACGCGCAAACAGTACGAACTTCTGCGGTTCATCAACGAGCGGCTCAAGGAAGCCGGCGTGCCGCCGTCCTTCGACGAGATGAAGGATGCGCTCGATCTGCGCTCGAAGTCCGGCATTCATCGCCTGATCACGGCGCTCGAGGAGCGCGGCTTCATCCGCCGGCTGCCCAATCGCGCCCGCGCGATCGAGGTGATCAAGCTGCCCGAGCTGTCACAGGCCGCCAACAACCGCCGCGGCTTCACCCCATCGGTGATCGAGGGCAATCTCGGCAAGGTGCGCACCAGCACTCCCGCGCTGGACGATGGCGAGCGCCCCGTCGCAGTGCCGGTGATGGGCCGCATCGCCGCCGGTACCCCGATCGAGGCGCTGCAGACCCGCAGCCACACCATCAGCGTGCCTGCCGACATGCTCGGTAACGGCGATCACTACGCGCTCGAGGTACGCGGCGACTCCATGGTCGATGCCGGCATCCTCGACGGCGACATGGCGCTGATCCAGCGCAACGAGACCGCCGACACCGGCGACATCGTGGTGGCGCTGATCGACGATGAGGAAGCGACGCTGAAGCGCTTCCGCCGCCGCGGCGCATCGATCGCGCTGGAGCCGGCCAACACCGCCTACGAGGTACGCATCCTGCCGCCGAACCGGGTGAAGATCCAAGGCAAGCTGGTCGGGCTGTACCGCAAGTACTGA